The following are encoded together in the Diabrotica undecimpunctata isolate CICGRU chromosome 7, icDiaUnde3, whole genome shotgun sequence genome:
- the LOC140445138 gene encoding uncharacterized protein, which translates to MPKEVFFMHLALLSCVACQSSTTQKFVTEFAEAVSSTINETKECFEDKSVKIRTFPSLNEYQSNHASFDPRHSTYQGNIVNFSCNTIESLPKNSFISFGSNSIMKIDLHDKAISEIGPGAFLELFCLQELNLSHNNLTNLSEGSFEGLRSLVQLDLSFNNLQDIPDNGLTFMELKTLRVLDLSHNEIHSLNHLSFMTLDALEILRMDHNKIKTVDPRVFNYLGALKQLYLNDNALVETSAEQWKGLTNLTDLDLSNNYLSSFDMTGNYSFVHLRNLNLSGNTLQYINIFGIKQTFPNLFSLDLSNNNWFCQDLDVLKHGLHDSKITLPTPVECKTDSSTSATSIPVKTPKVEPVPDSQNTEIEKGYEKHILDQNKMIMDSNAKIADAVQELKSIVIFLFIVIILCVVVEAGVRLGICRSWYYSLMGRGGRGYLDANDSESVGLIPR; encoded by the coding sequence atGCCAAAAGAAGTCTTCTTCATGCACTTAGCTTTGCTAAGCTGTGTGGCTTGCCAATCATCAACCACGCAAAAGTTTGTAACTGAATTTGCAGAAGCTGTATCTTCAACAATTAATGAAACGAAGGAATGTTTTGAAGACAAATCTGTTAAAATCAGAACTTTTCCAAGCCTTAACGAATATCAGAGTAATCATGCTAGTTTTGATCCTCGCCATTCTACTTATCAAGGAAATATTGTCAACTTCAGTTGCAACACCATCGAAAGTCTTCCGAAAAATAGTTTTATCAGTTTTGGTTCTAACAGCATTATGAAGATCGATCTCCATGATAAAGCAATTAGTGAGATAGGACCTGGAGcatttttagaattattttgtCTCCAGGAACTTAATTTAAGCCATAATAACTTAACAAATTTGTCAGAAGGTAGCTTTGAAGGATTGAGGAGTCTGGTACAATTAGATCTTAGCTTTAACAATTTACAAGACATTCCGGACAACGGCTTAACTTTTATGGAGTTAAAGACTCTTAGAGTACTAGATTTATCGCATAATGAAATCCACTCTTTAAATCATCTCTCGTTCATGACTTTAGATGCTTTAGAGATACTCAGAATGGATCATAATAAGATTAAAACTGTAGATCCAAGAGTGTTTAACTATCTGGGAGCTTTAAAACAGCTGTACTTAAACGATAATGCTCTAGTTGAAACGTCAGCTGAACAATGGAAGGGTCTTACCAATCTGACCGATTTAGATTTATCCAACAATTATTTGTCATCCTTTGACATGACAGGCAATTACAGTTTTGTTCatttaagaaatttaaatttGAGTGGCAACACGTTGCAATATATCAACATCTTTGGAATTAAGCAGACATTTCCCAATTTATTTAGTTTAGATCTTAGTAACAACAATTGGTTTTGTCAAGATCTAGATGTTTTAAAACACGGTCTACACGATTCCAAAATTACTTTACCTACCCCTGTGGAATGTAAAACGGATAGTAGTACTTCTGCAACGAGTATCCCTGTTAAAACTCCCAAAGTAGAACCTGTACCAGACAGTCAAAATACTGAAATAGAAAAGGGGTACGAAAAACATATTCTCGATCAAAATAAAATGATCATGGATTCCAATGCAAAGATCGCTGATGCTGTTCAAGAATTGAAGAGTATTGTTATATTTCTGTTCATAGTTATTATTTTGTGTGTTGTGGTAGAAGCTGGTGTGCGATTAGGTATTTGTAGAAGTTGGTACTATAGCCTTATGGGCAGAGGCGGTAGAGGTTATTTGGATGCTAATGATTCGGAAAGTGTAGGATTAATACCTCGTTGA